A region from the Polaribacter sp. Hel1_33_78 genome encodes:
- the sucC gene encoding ADP-forming succinate--CoA ligase subunit beta — protein sequence MNLHEYQGKEILNSFGVRIQRGIVASTPAEAVAAAKKLTEDTGTGWHVIKAQVHAGGRGKGGGVKLAKNLDQVLSISDDILGMMLITPQTSAEGKLVNQVLICEDVYYPGDAEPDEYYMSVLLNRATGKNMIMYSTEGGMDIETVAEETPHLIFTEEIDPLLGIMPFQARKVAFNLGLSGMAFKEMTKFVTALYTAYIKSDSAMFEINPVLKTSDSKIMAVDAKVSLDENALYRHKDYAAMRDLREENPIEVEAKAAGLNYVDLDGNVGCMVNGAGLAMGTMDLIKESGGEPANFLDVGGTADAQRVETAFGIILKDPAVKAILVNIFGGIVRCDRVAQGVVDAYKSMGDKINVPIICRLQGTNAKEAKELIDNSGMEIISATEFQEAADKVQEVLEAS from the coding sequence ATGAACCTACACGAATATCAAGGAAAAGAAATATTAAATAGTTTTGGAGTTAGAATTCAAAGAGGAATTGTTGCTAGCACTCCTGCTGAAGCAGTTGCTGCAGCAAAAAAACTGACAGAAGACACAGGAACTGGTTGGCATGTTATAAAAGCTCAGGTTCATGCTGGTGGTAGAGGAAAAGGTGGTGGAGTAAAGTTGGCAAAAAACTTAGACCAAGTACTAAGTATTTCTGATGATATTTTGGGAATGATGTTGATTACCCCTCAAACTTCAGCTGAAGGAAAGTTGGTAAATCAAGTTTTAATTTGTGAAGACGTGTACTACCCTGGAGATGCAGAGCCAGATGAATATTATATGTCTGTACTTTTAAACAGAGCTACTGGTAAAAATATGATTATGTATTCTACAGAAGGTGGAATGGATATAGAAACTGTTGCAGAAGAAACGCCACATTTAATTTTTACAGAAGAAATAGATCCTTTATTAGGAATTATGCCATTTCAAGCACGTAAAGTTGCTTTTAATTTAGGACTTTCTGGAATGGCTTTTAAGGAAATGACAAAATTTGTGACAGCTTTATACACAGCGTATATTAAGTCTGACTCAGCTATGTTTGAAATAAACCCTGTTTTAAAAACTTCAGATTCTAAAATAATGGCTGTAGATGCTAAAGTTTCTTTGGATGAAAATGCATTATACCGTCATAAAGATTATGCAGCGATGCGTGATTTACGCGAGGAAAACCCAATTGAAGTAGAAGCAAAAGCTGCTGGTTTAAACTATGTAGATTTAGATGGAAATGTAGGTTGTATGGTAAATGGAGCTGGTTTGGCAATGGGAACCATGGATTTAATTAAGGAATCTGGTGGTGAACCTGCTAACTTTTTAGATGTTGGTGGTACTGCTGATGCGCAAAGAGTTGAAACTGCTTTTGGTATTATTTTAAAAGACCCTGCTGTAAAAGCAATTTTAGTAAATATATTTGGTGGAATTGTTCGTTGTGATAGAGTTGCACAAGGTGTTGTAGATGCATACAAAAGTATGGGAGACAAAATTAATGTGCCAATCATTTGCAGATTACAAGGTACAAATGCTAAAGAGGCAAAAGAATTAATTGACAATTCTGGAATGGAAATTATTTCGGCTACAGAATTTCAAGAAGCTGCAGACAAAGTGCAAGAAGTTTTAGAAGCTTCATAA
- a CDS encoding TIGR02757 family protein, whose product MTLKELKEFLDEKVILYNNPKFIESDPIQIPHQFSKKEDIEIAAFLTATISWGNRKMIIKNAFKMMELLGNSPYDFVLNHQEKDLDRLHNFVHRTFNYIDFQQFIKSLQHIYKNHDGLENVLLIKDKSTNYQTAINQFKRVFFEIDHQQRTQKHVSDPLKNSAAKRINMFLRWMVREDKAGVDFGIWKTHKPANLSCPLDVHSGNVARKLKLLLRKQNDWKALSELDKNLRKLDKYDPVKYDFALFGLGVFEKF is encoded by the coding sequence ATGACACTAAAAGAACTCAAAGAATTTTTAGATGAAAAAGTTATTCTGTACAATAACCCAAAATTTATTGAGTCTGACCCGATACAAATTCCACATCAATTTTCTAAAAAAGAAGATATTGAAATTGCTGCTTTTTTAACAGCTACCATTTCGTGGGGAAACAGAAAGATGATTATTAAAAACGCCTTTAAAATGATGGAATTATTAGGCAACTCTCCTTATGATTTTGTTTTAAATCATCAAGAAAAAGATTTAGATAGACTCCATAACTTTGTTCACAGAACATTTAACTATATTGATTTTCAACAATTCATAAAATCACTGCAACATATTTACAAAAATCATGATGGATTGGAAAACGTACTTTTGATTAAAGATAAATCAACAAATTATCAAACAGCAATCAATCAGTTTAAAAGGGTATTTTTTGAAATTGACCATCAACAAAGAACACAGAAACATGTTTCTGATCCTTTAAAAAACTCTGCAGCAAAACGTATAAACATGTTTTTAAGATGGATGGTTAGAGAGGATAAGGCAGGTGTAGATTTTGGTATTTGGAAGACGCACAAACCAGCGAATTTATCTTGTCCTTTAGATGTCCATTCTGGCAATGTTGCAAGAAAATTAAAGCTGCTTTTAAGAAAACAAAATGATTGGAAAGCACTATCTGAACTTGACAAAAACTTACGAAAATTAGACAAGTATGATCCAGTGAAGTATGATTTTGCTTTATTTGGATTGGGGGTTTTTGAAAAGTTTTAA
- the uvrB gene encoding excinuclease ABC subunit UvrB produces the protein MEFKLISEFSPTGDQPQAIKELAQNILGGEKFQTLLGVTGSGKTFTVANVVKEVKKPTLVLAHNKTLAAQLYSEFKQFFPENAVEYFVSYYDYYQPEAYIPVTGTYIEKDLSINEDIERLRLSTTSSLLSGRRDVLVVASVSCLYGIGNPTEFKKNVIPVEVGQQIERTKFLHQLVQSLYSRTEVDIKSGTFKVKGDVVTIYPSYGDNGYRIHFFGDEIEEIESFDLESNAIIESFQELTIYPANLFVTSPDVLQNAIHQIQEDMMKQVDYFKEIGKHLEAKRLKERTEFDLEMIRELGYCSGIENYSRYLDGRKPGTRPFCLLDYFPDDYLMVIDESHVTIPQTHAMYGGDRSRKENLVEYGFRLPAAMDNRPLKFDEFEAIQNQTIFVSATPADYELQKTEGVFVEQIIRPTGLLDPIIEIRPSLNQIDDLIEEIQIRVEKDERTLVTTLTKRMAEELTKYLARVDIRCRYIHSDVDTLERVEIMQDLRKGLFDVLIGVNLLREGLDLPEVSLVAILDADKEGFLRSHRSITQTVGRAARNINGLAILYADKMTNSMQKTIDETDRRREKQIAYNSKHNITPTQINKKIDDTLSKSAVSSYHYDNAKQVAAEQDLQYLPKEEIEKRIRQKRKHMEAAAKELDFIVAAKLRDEIAVLREQL, from the coding sequence ATGGAATTTAAATTGATATCAGAATTTTCTCCAACAGGAGATCAACCCCAAGCGATTAAAGAACTTGCACAAAATATACTTGGAGGTGAAAAATTTCAAACCTTATTAGGAGTAACTGGTTCAGGTAAAACTTTTACCGTGGCTAATGTTGTAAAGGAAGTCAAAAAACCAACGTTAGTTTTAGCTCATAATAAAACATTAGCAGCTCAATTATATTCGGAGTTTAAACAATTTTTTCCTGAAAATGCTGTAGAATATTTTGTTTCTTATTACGACTATTATCAGCCAGAGGCATACATTCCTGTAACAGGAACCTACATTGAAAAAGATTTATCTATTAATGAGGATATAGAGCGTTTGCGTTTAAGCACCACCTCTTCCCTACTTTCTGGTAGACGAGATGTTTTAGTTGTGGCCTCAGTTTCTTGTTTATACGGAATTGGAAATCCTACAGAATTTAAGAAAAACGTAATTCCTGTTGAAGTTGGTCAGCAAATAGAACGTACAAAATTTTTACACCAACTTGTTCAAAGTTTATATTCTAGAACAGAAGTAGACATTAAAAGTGGAACTTTTAAAGTTAAAGGTGATGTGGTAACTATATATCCTTCTTATGGTGATAATGGATATAGGATACACTTTTTTGGAGATGAAATTGAAGAAATAGAATCTTTTGATTTAGAGAGCAACGCAATAATTGAAAGCTTTCAAGAACTCACTATTTATCCTGCAAACCTCTTTGTAACTTCTCCTGATGTTTTACAAAATGCCATTCATCAAATCCAAGAAGATATGATGAAACAAGTTGATTATTTTAAGGAAATAGGCAAACATTTAGAAGCAAAACGTCTAAAAGAACGCACAGAATTTGATCTTGAAATGATTCGTGAACTTGGATATTGTTCAGGAATTGAAAACTACTCACGTTATTTAGATGGTCGTAAACCTGGAACAAGACCTTTCTGTTTGTTAGACTATTTTCCTGATGATTACTTAATGGTAATTGATGAAAGCCATGTAACTATTCCACAAACTCATGCCATGTATGGAGGCGATAGAAGTAGAAAAGAAAACTTGGTCGAATATGGATTTAGATTACCTGCAGCTATGGACAATCGTCCTTTGAAATTTGATGAATTTGAAGCGATACAAAATCAAACCATTTTTGTAAGCGCAACTCCTGCAGATTACGAACTGCAGAAAACAGAGGGCGTATTTGTAGAACAAATAATTAGACCAACGGGTTTATTAGATCCAATTATAGAAATTCGCCCAAGTTTAAATCAAATCGATGATTTAATTGAAGAAATTCAGATTCGTGTTGAGAAAGACGAACGGACTTTGGTTACAACCTTAACTAAAAGAATGGCAGAAGAACTAACAAAATATCTTGCTAGAGTTGATATTCGATGTAGATACATTCATTCTGATGTAGATACTTTAGAGCGTGTGGAAATCATGCAAGATTTACGTAAAGGTTTATTTGATGTTTTAATTGGCGTAAATCTTTTAAGAGAAGGTTTAGACTTACCAGAAGTATCTTTGGTTGCTATTTTAGATGCTGATAAAGAAGGTTTTCTAAGAAGTCATAGATCTATAACACAAACAGTGGGTAGAGCAGCGAGAAACATCAATGGTTTAGCAATTTTATATGCTGATAAAATGACCAATAGCATGCAAAAAACTATCGATGAAACAGACAGGAGAAGAGAAAAGCAAATAGCATATAATTCTAAACACAACATCACTCCTACTCAGATTAACAAAAAAATTGATGACACCTTATCTAAATCTGCAGTTTCTAGTTATCATTATGATAATGCAAAACAAGTTGCTGCTGAACAAGATTTACAGTACTTACCAAAAGAAGAAATAGAGAAACGTATTAGACAGAAACGCAAGCATATGGAAGCTGCAGCGAAAGAATTAGACTTTATTGTGGCTGCAAAATTGCGTGATGAAATTGCCGTTTTGAGAGAGCAATTATAA
- a CDS encoding S10 family peptidase gives MKIYTYFILFFLSFSFNAQDNRIPLDTTIVTLNSVTIKGKKVPYKAITGMQPVWNSNGKIVASLYYTYYSRTDIKDKSKRPIIMSFNGGPGSASVWMHIAYTGPKILKIDDEGNPIQPYGIKDNPYSVLDEADIVFINPVNTGYSRPVIAKGEKIDKKYFFGVNADAKYLADWLTTFMTRNNRWLSPKYIIGESYGGTRVMQLANELQSRQWMYLNGVIMVSPADYKIIRSGASEDISMNLPYFTATAWYHKMLPEDLQQKDLEEILPMAELFSYNELLPAISKGGNISNAERNRVAEKMARFTGIKKEVLLQQNLEMIPSFFWKELLRDKNGKTIGRLDSRYLGVDRQEIGTSPDYSPELTSWLHSFTPAINYYTQNILKFKTDVKYNMFGPVRPWDFENENARENLRKAMAQNPYLQVLVQSGYYDGATTYSVAKYTMGKIDPSGKMKNRMSFKGYRSGHMMYLRKEDLEKSNEDLRIFIKKSSRNIGPAKY, from the coding sequence ATGAAAATATATACCTATTTTATTCTTTTTTTTCTTAGCTTTTCTTTCAATGCTCAAGATAACAGAATTCCGTTAGATACAACAATTGTTACTTTAAATTCAGTTACAATTAAAGGTAAAAAAGTTCCCTATAAAGCTATAACAGGCATGCAACCAGTTTGGAATAGTAATGGAAAAATTGTTGCTTCTCTATATTATACTTATTATTCAAGAACTGACATTAAAGATAAATCTAAAAGGCCGATTATAATGTCTTTTAATGGAGGTCCAGGATCTGCATCCGTTTGGATGCATATTGCATATACTGGTCCTAAAATTTTAAAAATTGATGATGAAGGAAATCCAATACAGCCTTATGGGATAAAGGACAACCCATATTCTGTTTTAGACGAAGCAGATATTGTATTTATAAACCCTGTTAATACCGGTTATTCACGACCTGTGATTGCAAAAGGAGAAAAAATAGATAAAAAATACTTTTTTGGTGTGAATGCTGATGCAAAATATTTAGCAGATTGGTTAACAACCTTCATGACACGAAATAATCGTTGGTTATCACCTAAATATATTATTGGAGAAAGCTATGGAGGAACTCGTGTTATGCAGCTAGCAAACGAATTACAGAGCAGACAATGGATGTATTTAAACGGAGTAATCATGGTTTCTCCTGCGGATTATAAAATCATTAGATCTGGTGCCTCAGAAGATATTTCTATGAATTTACCATACTTTACAGCAACTGCTTGGTATCATAAAATGCTACCTGAAGATCTACAGCAAAAAGATTTAGAAGAAATTTTACCAATGGCAGAACTTTTTTCTTATAATGAACTTCTTCCAGCAATATCAAAAGGAGGGAACATTTCTAACGCAGAAAGAAATCGTGTTGCTGAGAAAATGGCTCGATTTACAGGAATTAAAAAAGAGGTGCTTTTACAGCAGAATTTAGAAATGATACCGAGCTTCTTCTGGAAAGAACTTTTACGCGATAAGAATGGAAAAACTATTGGAAGATTAGATAGCAGATATCTGGGAGTTGATAGACAAGAAATTGGAACAAGTCCTGATTATAGTCCAGAATTAACGTCCTGGTTGCATTCTTTTACACCTGCAATAAACTACTATACACAAAATATTTTAAAATTTAAAACAGATGTAAAATATAATATGTTCGGCCCTGTTCGTCCCTGGGATTTTGAAAATGAAAATGCTCGTGAAAACTTACGGAAAGCCATGGCTCAAAATCCATACTTACAAGTTTTAGTTCAATCTGGGTATTATGACGGTGCAACTACATACTCTGTTGCAAAATATACCATGGGAAAAATTGATCCTAGTGGAAAAATGAAAAATAGAATGAGTTTTAAAGGATACAGAAGTGGACATATGATGTATTTGCGGAAAGAAGATTTAGAAAAATCGAACGAAGATTTACGTATTTTTATTAAAAAAAGTTCAAGAAATATTGGACCCGCTAAATATTAA
- a CDS encoding ABC transporter ATP-binding protein, which produces MIVGKNIHKYFGDIQVLKGLDLHIKRGEIVAIVGPSGAGKTTLLQILGTLDKPLKEKDYELSINNISLKNISDKELSEFRNNHIGFIFQFHQLLPEFTALENVCIPAYIGKKNKKETEIRAKELLEFLGLSHRIDHKPNELSGGEQQRVAVARALINNPSVILADEPSGNLDSESAKNLHELFFKLRDKFGQTFILVTHNEELAEMTDRKLTMIDGKIV; this is translated from the coding sequence ATGATTGTAGGTAAAAACATCCATAAATACTTTGGAGATATTCAAGTTTTAAAAGGCCTTGATTTACATATTAAAAGAGGAGAAATAGTTGCTATTGTTGGTCCGTCTGGAGCAGGAAAAACAACTTTATTGCAAATATTGGGTACGTTAGACAAACCTTTAAAAGAAAAAGATTATGAATTATCTATAAATAATATTTCACTAAAAAATATTTCGGATAAAGAATTATCAGAATTCAGAAACAATCATATTGGTTTTATTTTTCAATTTCATCAATTGTTACCAGAATTTACCGCTTTAGAAAATGTTTGTATTCCTGCCTATATTGGTAAAAAGAATAAAAAAGAAACGGAAATAAGAGCAAAAGAATTGTTAGAATTTTTAGGCCTTTCTCATAGAATTGATCATAAACCAAATGAACTTTCTGGAGGTGAGCAACAAAGAGTTGCCGTTGCAAGGGCACTCATTAACAATCCATCGGTTATATTAGCTGATGAACCTAGTGGAAATTTAGATAGTGAATCCGCTAAAAATTTGCATGAACTATTTTTTAAACTTCGTGATAAATTTGGACAAACCTTCATTTTAGTAACTCATAATGAAGAACTTGCAGAAATGACAGATAGAAAACTAACCATGATAGACGGTAAAATTGTTTAA
- a CDS encoding heavy metal translocating P-type ATPase, translated as MYKLNIEVEKNQHAQEYSSIEQVLRKKRGIYNVSISALGVIQVEWNAHQTSQSDIIKSVKKLGLNIVSVKTDNEQPYKKDSANTYLHILGENTELYFSIISGICWVLGVIFSFTSISDNMATTLFIIGAVFGGFFTFITAGKGLLRRKFQIDFLMVFAAIGASILGKWGESALLLFLFSLGHALEHYAMKRARKSITALSDLVPNVALVKYNGRLIEVPVEHLNIGDVIVVKPNSKIGADGVVAEGSSPVNQASITGESMPVDKYSCLNWKNEEDIKKILPEHRVFAGTMNGSGALEIKVLKQAKDSTLSRLITLVKEAETQKSPTQHLTDKFEKYYVPSVLVLVIFLLFTFLVIDETFQQSFYRAMSVLIAASPCALAISTPSAVLAGIAKAAHHGVLIKGGRPLEELGRLSAIAFDKTGTLTEGRPTLTHAIPFGTISKTHLLKVAIAVETLSDHPLATAIVEGGKKELGNIDIPAAENLKALIARGIQANWNGCLVHIGNRRLFEELTGKKIPQEMNLKMSELESGGHTSMIIHQDDTYLGIISVMDIARPEAITTLSTLKKMGIKRMIMLTGDNQKVADAIAKNIGITDPMGDLLPEDKVKAIEQLKKREGSVAMVGDGVNDAPAMAKSTVGIAMGAAGSDVALETADIALMADKLDNLPFAIGLSRKAKLIIKQNLIISLSMVALLVPLTIMGTIAIGPAVVGHEGSTLFVVINALRLLKYEI; from the coding sequence ATGTATAAACTCAATATTGAAGTAGAGAAAAATCAGCATGCACAAGAATATAGCAGTATTGAGCAAGTTTTAAGAAAAAAAAGAGGAATTTATAATGTTTCTATTTCAGCTTTAGGAGTGATACAAGTGGAGTGGAATGCTCATCAAACAAGTCAATCTGACATTATTAAATCAGTTAAAAAACTAGGTTTAAATATTGTCAGTGTCAAAACTGATAATGAGCAACCGTACAAAAAAGATAGTGCAAACACTTATCTCCATATTCTAGGAGAAAATACGGAACTTTATTTCTCAATTATAAGCGGAATCTGCTGGGTTCTAGGGGTTATTTTTTCTTTTACCTCTATCTCTGATAATATGGCTACCACCCTTTTTATTATTGGAGCTGTCTTCGGAGGTTTTTTTACCTTTATTACTGCGGGTAAAGGTTTACTGAGAAGAAAGTTTCAAATAGATTTTCTAATGGTTTTCGCGGCAATAGGGGCTTCAATTTTAGGTAAGTGGGGTGAAAGTGCTTTATTACTTTTTTTATTTAGTTTGGGCCATGCCTTGGAGCATTATGCCATGAAACGAGCGAGAAAATCTATTACAGCACTTTCTGATTTAGTTCCTAATGTCGCTTTAGTCAAATACAATGGTAGATTGATTGAAGTGCCTGTTGAGCATCTGAATATAGGCGATGTTATTGTTGTCAAACCTAATTCTAAAATCGGAGCGGACGGTGTTGTTGCAGAAGGATCAAGCCCCGTCAATCAGGCATCTATAACAGGTGAAAGTATGCCAGTCGATAAATACTCTTGTCTCAATTGGAAAAATGAAGAAGATATAAAAAAAATACTACCAGAACACAGAGTTTTTGCAGGTACAATGAATGGCAGCGGAGCACTAGAAATTAAAGTCTTGAAGCAAGCAAAGGATAGCACCCTTTCTCGATTAATTACTTTAGTAAAAGAAGCCGAAACACAAAAGTCACCAACACAACACCTCACCGATAAGTTTGAAAAATACTATGTTCCTTCCGTTTTAGTTTTAGTAATATTTTTATTATTCACTTTCCTAGTTATTGATGAAACCTTTCAACAGAGTTTTTACAGAGCCATGTCTGTATTAATTGCTGCTTCCCCTTGCGCATTAGCCATTTCGACTCCAAGTGCTGTATTGGCAGGAATTGCAAAAGCTGCTCATCATGGGGTATTAATTAAAGGTGGTAGACCTCTAGAAGAGTTAGGAAGATTAAGTGCAATTGCTTTTGACAAAACTGGAACGCTAACAGAAGGCAGGCCTACCCTAACACATGCGATTCCATTTGGAACTATTAGTAAAACACATTTATTAAAAGTCGCCATTGCAGTGGAGACATTAAGTGACCATCCTTTGGCTACGGCTATCGTTGAGGGAGGAAAAAAAGAATTAGGAAATATCGATATTCCTGCGGCAGAAAATTTAAAAGCATTAATTGCAAGAGGCATTCAGGCAAATTGGAATGGCTGTTTGGTGCATATTGGGAATCGAAGACTTTTTGAAGAGTTAACTGGGAAAAAAATCCCTCAAGAGATGAACCTAAAAATGTCGGAACTCGAATCAGGTGGACATACCTCTATGATTATTCATCAAGATGACACCTACCTAGGCATTATTTCAGTAATGGATATTGCGCGTCCTGAAGCCATTACAACCCTATCCACTTTAAAAAAAATGGGAATTAAACGAATGATTATGCTCACAGGAGATAATCAAAAAGTAGCGGATGCAATCGCTAAAAATATAGGAATAACCGACCCAATGGGTGATCTACTCCCAGAAGATAAAGTTAAAGCAATAGAACAACTAAAAAAGCGAGAAGGTAGTGTCGCAATGGTGGGAGATGGAGTTAATGATGCTCCAGCCATGGCAAAAAGTACAGTAGGTATTGCTATGGGAGCTGCAGGTTCAGATGTTGCTTTAGAAACAGCAGATATTGCTTTGATGGCCGATAAGCTAGATAATCTTCCATTTGCTATTGGTCTTAGTAGAAAAGCAAAACTAATCATAAAGCAAAACTTAATTATCAGTTTAAGCATGGTCGCTCTTTTAGTTCCTTTGACAATCATGGGAACAATAGCAATCGGACCGGCCGTGGTTGGTCATGAAGGTTCTACCCTATTTGTTGTTATAAATGCTTTGCGGCTATTGAAATATGAAATATAA
- a CDS encoding DUF5916 domain-containing protein, translating into MEVEAGERYSPHKNLSDLDLIFNSDIDSNLDFFENLGNLFEQLQRHTVFIRFVYFIDYNKLKAVF; encoded by the coding sequence ATGGAAGTGGAGGCTGGAGAACGTTACAGCCCTCACAAAAATTTATCAGATTTAGATTTAATTTTTAATTCCGATATAGATTCTAATTTAGATTTCTTTGAAAACCTCGGCAATTTGTTTGAACAATTGCAAAGACACACGGTTTTTATAAGATTTGTTTATTTTATAGATTATAACAAACTAAAAGCTGTATTTTAA